A single Ziziphus jujuba cultivar Dongzao chromosome 11, ASM3175591v1 DNA region contains:
- the LOC107433065 gene encoding double-stranded RNA-binding protein 1 isoform X2, whose translation MYKSKLQELCQQRAWNLPVYNTSKQGLDHNPCFSATVTVNGQAFQTLDVSKSSKEAQNDAAKIAFDHFSLPNPSPPIVSSVPNPPKPSIPKPSSFPQPSLPSTSGSSNAITELDSIHATGQTLQPDAQGTLQTPQKNGSSLVANLQVDESRTGVQGDNRIEAEVTAHSSNVQHLYKSQLQNYAQKRNLALPEYASEREGPPHNTRFKCRVTIDGQTFESPTFFSTLKEAENAAAKFALTSLSPNEVQQHDSGFYKNLLQELVQKEGIPLPIYSTSRRGEAHEPIFVSSLEIEGQIFTGEEAKTKKNAEINAAKVAYNALKERKTIEIPILCSTHQGQETSLPVTYCLQSNPSDVQQNDTPQVPIISSSGKVTMEQADDDKGKGSSSLSDIVYGNATSPSIPYEFQNGSSSHLASSSAQLTVDSSPELSAGRSILSYKRVTVYPHGQNMMIPEGSTLLPMSDDNWVAFSHPKQEVNMVALKNEIITVEVAAIRRSHQIYKFLTIIHHIYCVVNA comes from the exons atgtACAAATCGAAGCTGCAGGAGCTGTGCCAGCAGAGGGCATGGAATTTGCCAGTGTACAACACTTCAAAGCAAGGTCTGGATCATAACCCTTGCTTCTCGGCCACGGTCACTGTGAATGGCCAAGCTTTTCAAACTCTCGATGTCTCCAAATCTTCCAAGGAAGCTCAGAACGATGCTGCTAAGATAGCATTCGATCATTTCTCTCTCCCAAACCCTAGCCCCCCCATTGTCAGCTCTGTTCCTAACCCCCCCAAACCTTCCATTCCCAAACCTTCCTCTTTTCCTCAACCTTCACTCCCTTCAACTTCAG GTTCTTCTAATGCAATCACTGAATTGGATAGTATACATGCCACCGGACAGACATTGCAGCCAGATGCTCAAGGAACACTTCAAACTCCTCAGAAGAATGGCAGCTCATTGGTTGCCAATCTGCAAGTGGATGAAAGCAGAACTGGTGTCCAAGGAGATAATAGAATAGAAGCAGAAGTGACAGCTCATTCTTCCA ATGTGCAACATTTGTATAAGAGCCAACTGCAGAATTATGCTCAAAAGAGAAATCTTGCCTTACCAGAGTACGCCTCTGAGAGAGAAGGACCTCCTCATAATACCCGCTTCAAGTGTAGGGTAACAATTGATGGACAGACTTTTGAGAGTCCAACTTTTTTTTCCACATTAAAGGAAGCTGAAAATGCAGCTGCAAAATTTGCTTTGACCTCATTGTCTCCCAACGAAGTTCAACAG cATGACTCTGGTTTCTACAAGAACCTTTTGCAAGAACTGGTTCAAAAAGAAGGTATCCCTTTACCAATATACAGCACAAGCAGAAGAGGTGAAGCTCATGAACCAATTTTTGTATCAAGTTTGGAAATAGAAGGGCAAATTTTTACTGGAGAAGAAGCAAAAACTAAGAAGAATGCTGAAATTAATGCAGCAAAAGTTGCCTACAATGCTTTGAAAGAAC GAAAGACTATTGAAATTCCGATTCTGTGCTCTACTCATCAAGGACAGGAAACTTCTTTGCCTGTAACATATTGCTTGCAATCAAATCCCTCTGATGTGCAACAAAATGATACACCACAAGTACCAATAATTTCAAGTTCAGGTAAAGTTACCATGGAGCAAGCTGATGATGACAAGG GTAAAGGAAGTTCATCATTATCTGATATTGTCTATGGAAACGCGACATCCCCTTCCATTCCTTATGAGTTCCAAAATGGGTCATCTTCACATTTAGCTTCTAGCAGTGCTCAATTAACTGTGGATTCAAGTCCCGAGCTGTCAGCTGGAAGGAGTATCTTATCTTATAAAAGGGTTACTGTTTATCCACATGGGCAGAATATGATGATTCCTGAGGGTAGCACATTGTTGCCTATGAGCGATGACAACTGGGTTGCTTTCTCTCACCCAAAGCAAGAAG TTAATATGGTAGCCCTGAAGAATGAGATTATTACAGTGGAAGTAGCTGCAATTAGAAGATCTcaccaaatttataaatttttaactatAATTCACCATATTTATTGTGTTGTAAATGCTTGA
- the LOC107433065 gene encoding double-stranded RNA-binding protein 1 isoform X1 — protein sequence MYKSKLQELCQQRAWNLPVYNTSKQGLDHNPCFSATVTVNGQAFQTLDVSKSSKEAQNDAAKIAFDHFSLPNPSPPIVSSVPNPPKPSIPKPSSFPQPSLPSTSGSSNAITELDSIHATGQTLQPDAQGTLQTPQKNGSSLVANLQVDESRTGVQGDNRIEAEVTAHSSNVQHLYKSQLQNYAQKRNLALPEYASEREGPPHNTRFKCRVTIDGQTFESPTFFSTLKEAENAAAKFALTSLSPNEVQQHDSGFYKNLLQELVQKEGIPLPIYSTSRRGEAHEPIFVSSLEIEGQIFTGEEAKTKKNAEINAAKVAYNALKERKTIEIPILCSTHQGQETSLPVTYCLQSNPSDVQQNDTPQVPIISSSGKVTMEQADDDKGKGSSSLSDIVYGNATSPSIPYEFQNGSSSHLASSSAQLTVDSSPELSAGRSILSYKRVTVYPHGQNMMIPEGSTLLPMSDDNWVAFSHPKQEVFQYPVGAHNVFKVNATSFQNCIVPPPDQALMTGNDTIVLASPGKKWYICGVGKHCETGGQKLAITVQSGAGAPQVAPGPSPEGSY from the exons atgtACAAATCGAAGCTGCAGGAGCTGTGCCAGCAGAGGGCATGGAATTTGCCAGTGTACAACACTTCAAAGCAAGGTCTGGATCATAACCCTTGCTTCTCGGCCACGGTCACTGTGAATGGCCAAGCTTTTCAAACTCTCGATGTCTCCAAATCTTCCAAGGAAGCTCAGAACGATGCTGCTAAGATAGCATTCGATCATTTCTCTCTCCCAAACCCTAGCCCCCCCATTGTCAGCTCTGTTCCTAACCCCCCCAAACCTTCCATTCCCAAACCTTCCTCTTTTCCTCAACCTTCACTCCCTTCAACTTCAG GTTCTTCTAATGCAATCACTGAATTGGATAGTATACATGCCACCGGACAGACATTGCAGCCAGATGCTCAAGGAACACTTCAAACTCCTCAGAAGAATGGCAGCTCATTGGTTGCCAATCTGCAAGTGGATGAAAGCAGAACTGGTGTCCAAGGAGATAATAGAATAGAAGCAGAAGTGACAGCTCATTCTTCCA ATGTGCAACATTTGTATAAGAGCCAACTGCAGAATTATGCTCAAAAGAGAAATCTTGCCTTACCAGAGTACGCCTCTGAGAGAGAAGGACCTCCTCATAATACCCGCTTCAAGTGTAGGGTAACAATTGATGGACAGACTTTTGAGAGTCCAACTTTTTTTTCCACATTAAAGGAAGCTGAAAATGCAGCTGCAAAATTTGCTTTGACCTCATTGTCTCCCAACGAAGTTCAACAG cATGACTCTGGTTTCTACAAGAACCTTTTGCAAGAACTGGTTCAAAAAGAAGGTATCCCTTTACCAATATACAGCACAAGCAGAAGAGGTGAAGCTCATGAACCAATTTTTGTATCAAGTTTGGAAATAGAAGGGCAAATTTTTACTGGAGAAGAAGCAAAAACTAAGAAGAATGCTGAAATTAATGCAGCAAAAGTTGCCTACAATGCTTTGAAAGAAC GAAAGACTATTGAAATTCCGATTCTGTGCTCTACTCATCAAGGACAGGAAACTTCTTTGCCTGTAACATATTGCTTGCAATCAAATCCCTCTGATGTGCAACAAAATGATACACCACAAGTACCAATAATTTCAAGTTCAGGTAAAGTTACCATGGAGCAAGCTGATGATGACAAGG GTAAAGGAAGTTCATCATTATCTGATATTGTCTATGGAAACGCGACATCCCCTTCCATTCCTTATGAGTTCCAAAATGGGTCATCTTCACATTTAGCTTCTAGCAGTGCTCAATTAACTGTGGATTCAAGTCCCGAGCTGTCAGCTGGAAGGAGTATCTTATCTTATAAAAGGGTTACTGTTTATCCACATGGGCAGAATATGATGATTCCTGAGGGTAGCACATTGTTGCCTATGAGCGATGACAACTGGGTTGCTTTCTCTCACCCAAAGCAAGAAG TATTCCAGTATCCCGTAGGAGCCCACAATGTGTTCAAAGTGAATGCAACCAGCTTCCAAAACTGCATTGTTCCGCCGCCAGATCAGGCACTGATGACCGGAAATGATACAATTGTTTTGGCTAGCCCTGGCAAGAAATGGTACATTTGTGGAGTAGGCAAGCATTGTGAGACTGGTGGCCAGAAGCTTGCTATAACAGTGCAATCTGGTGCAGGTGCTCCACAAGTCGCACCTGGTCCTTCTCCCGAAGGGTCTTACTAA
- the LOC107433065 gene encoding double-stranded RNA-binding protein 4 isoform X3, with protein sequence MYKSKLQELCQQRAWNLPVYNTSKQGLDHNPCFSATVTVNGQAFQTLDVSKSSKEAQNDAAKIAFDHFSLPNPSPPIVSSVPNPPKPSIPKPSSFPQPSLPSTSGSSNAITELDSIHATGQTLQPDAQGTLQTPQKNGSSLVANLQVDESRTGVQGDNRIEAEVTAHSSNVQHLYKSQLQNYAQKRNLALPEYASEREGPPHNTRFKCRVTIDGQTFESPTFFSTLKEAENAAAKFALTSLSPNEVQQHDSGFYKNLLQELVQKEGIPLPIYSTSRRGEAHEPIFVSSLEIEGQIFTGEEAKTKKNAEINAAKVAYNALKERKTIEIPILCSTHQGQETSLPVTYCLQSNPSDVQQNDTPQVPIISSSGKVTMEQADDDKGKGSSSLSDIVYGNATSPSIPYEFQNGSSSHLASSSAQLTVDSSPELSAGRSILSYKRVTVYPHGQNMMIPEGSTLLPMSDDNWVAFSHPKQEV encoded by the exons atgtACAAATCGAAGCTGCAGGAGCTGTGCCAGCAGAGGGCATGGAATTTGCCAGTGTACAACACTTCAAAGCAAGGTCTGGATCATAACCCTTGCTTCTCGGCCACGGTCACTGTGAATGGCCAAGCTTTTCAAACTCTCGATGTCTCCAAATCTTCCAAGGAAGCTCAGAACGATGCTGCTAAGATAGCATTCGATCATTTCTCTCTCCCAAACCCTAGCCCCCCCATTGTCAGCTCTGTTCCTAACCCCCCCAAACCTTCCATTCCCAAACCTTCCTCTTTTCCTCAACCTTCACTCCCTTCAACTTCAG GTTCTTCTAATGCAATCACTGAATTGGATAGTATACATGCCACCGGACAGACATTGCAGCCAGATGCTCAAGGAACACTTCAAACTCCTCAGAAGAATGGCAGCTCATTGGTTGCCAATCTGCAAGTGGATGAAAGCAGAACTGGTGTCCAAGGAGATAATAGAATAGAAGCAGAAGTGACAGCTCATTCTTCCA ATGTGCAACATTTGTATAAGAGCCAACTGCAGAATTATGCTCAAAAGAGAAATCTTGCCTTACCAGAGTACGCCTCTGAGAGAGAAGGACCTCCTCATAATACCCGCTTCAAGTGTAGGGTAACAATTGATGGACAGACTTTTGAGAGTCCAACTTTTTTTTCCACATTAAAGGAAGCTGAAAATGCAGCTGCAAAATTTGCTTTGACCTCATTGTCTCCCAACGAAGTTCAACAG cATGACTCTGGTTTCTACAAGAACCTTTTGCAAGAACTGGTTCAAAAAGAAGGTATCCCTTTACCAATATACAGCACAAGCAGAAGAGGTGAAGCTCATGAACCAATTTTTGTATCAAGTTTGGAAATAGAAGGGCAAATTTTTACTGGAGAAGAAGCAAAAACTAAGAAGAATGCTGAAATTAATGCAGCAAAAGTTGCCTACAATGCTTTGAAAGAAC GAAAGACTATTGAAATTCCGATTCTGTGCTCTACTCATCAAGGACAGGAAACTTCTTTGCCTGTAACATATTGCTTGCAATCAAATCCCTCTGATGTGCAACAAAATGATACACCACAAGTACCAATAATTTCAAGTTCAGGTAAAGTTACCATGGAGCAAGCTGATGATGACAAGG GTAAAGGAAGTTCATCATTATCTGATATTGTCTATGGAAACGCGACATCCCCTTCCATTCCTTATGAGTTCCAAAATGGGTCATCTTCACATTTAGCTTCTAGCAGTGCTCAATTAACTGTGGATTCAAGTCCCGAGCTGTCAGCTGGAAGGAGTATCTTATCTTATAAAAGGGTTACTGTTTATCCACATGGGCAGAATATGATGATTCCTGAGGGTAGCACATTGTTGCCTATGAGCGATGACAACTGGGTTGCTTTCTCTCACCCAAAGCAAGAAG TGTAG